One genomic segment of Elgaria multicarinata webbii isolate HBS135686 ecotype San Diego chromosome 9, rElgMul1.1.pri, whole genome shotgun sequence includes these proteins:
- the XRCC6 gene encoding X-ray repair cross-complementing protein 6 — protein sequence MSDWVSYYKNEEEEEEEQAEEAENIGEYKYIGRDTLVFLVDASRAMFDSYDDGDLTPFDMTVQCIQNVYTNKIISHERDLVGVVFYGTEQHKSSVDFKHIYVLQDLDSPGAKRVLELAKFKGEQGKALFHKSFGCSADYSLGEALWVCSNLFSDIRLKMSHKRIMLFTNEDNPHGQDSTKAKFARTKAADLRETGIYLDLMHLKKPGGFDISLFYRDIINTADDEDLGVQFDESGKLEDLMKKVRAKETRKRALARLNLYLGNDLALTVGIFNLVQKAFKQPPVKLYRETNEPVKTKTRTFNRETGSLLLPSDTKRAQIYGNRQIVLEKEETEEAKKFDLPGLYLIGFKPLIMLKRHHYIRPAQFIYPEESLISGSTTLFNALLTKCLEKGVMAVCRYTPRRNTPPRFIALVPQEEELDEQNVQIAPSGFHLIYLPYADDKRKIDFTEKVPANQEQVNKMKEIVQKLRFKYRSESFENPVLQQHYMNLEALALDLLEPEKAEDLTMPKVEVMDCRLGNLGEEFKQLVYPPGYDPDGKVTKRKQGDGTEPAEKKAKIEISEEELRNHVQKGTLGKLTVPVLKEVCRIYKLTGGGKKQELLDVVTEYFTKH from the exons ATGTCGGACTGGGTGTCATActataaaaatgaagaggaggaagaggaggaacaagctGAAGAAGCTGAAAACATTG GGGAATATAAATATATTGGTCGGGACACTTTGGTTTTTTTAGTGGATGCCTCAAGAGCCATGTTTGATTcctatgatgatggtgatttgACTCCTTTTGATATGACTGTCCAG TGTATTCAGAACGTGTACACAAACAAGATCATCAGCCACGAGAGGGACCTTGTTGGTGTGGTGTTTTATGGTACTGAGCAACACAAAAGTTCCGTGGATTTTAAGCACATTTATGTTCTTCAGGATTTGGACAGTCCAG GGGCAAAACGAGTGTTAGAGCTGGCCAAGTTCaagggagagcaggggaaagCCCTCTTCCACAAGTCGTTTGGCTGTAGTGCCGACTACTCATTAGGGGAGGCCCTCTGGGTTTGCTCCAATCTCTTCAGCGATATCCGCCTCAAGATGAGCCATAAGAGGATCATGCTGTTCACCAATGAAGATAACCCTCACGGTCAAGATAGCACGAAAGCCAAATTTGCTAGGACTAAAGCGGCTGACCTTCGAGAGACAG GTATTTACCTTGACTTAATGCACCTGAAGAAGCCTGGGGGATTTGATATTTCCTTGTTCTACAGGGACATCATTAATACAGCAGATGATGAAGACCTAGGAGTCCAGTTTGATGAGTCCGGCAAGTTAGAAGACCTCATGAAAAAAGTACGAGCAAAGGAGACAAGGAAGCGAGCTTTAGCCAG GCTAAACTTGTATCTGGGGAATGATCTGGCTCTTACTGTCGGCATTTTCAACTTAGTCCAGAAAGCTTTCAAGCAGCCTCCAGTGAAACTTTACAGAGAAACCAATGAGCCAGTGAAAACAAAAACACGAACCTTTAATCGAGAGACAGGTAGTTTGCTTCTCCCCAGTGACACTAAGAGGGCTCAG ATCTATGGGAACCGTCAGATTGTGCTGGAGAAAGAGGAGACGGAAGAAGCAAAGAAATTTGATTTACCAGGCTTGTATCTGATTGGCTTCAAACCCTTGATAATGCTGAAACGACATCATTACATCAGGCCTGCCCAGTTCATCTATCCTGAGGAGTCCTTGATTAGTG GAAGCACTACACTATTTAATGCCCTGCTAACAAAGTGTTTGGAGAAAGGTGTGATGGCTGTATGCAGATACACCCCCCGCCGAAACACTCCTCCCAGATTTATAGCCCTGGTCCCTCAGGAAGAAGAGTTGGATGAACAGAATGTACAGATCGCTCCCTCAG GGTTTCATTTAATTTACCTACCTTATGCAGATGACAAACGGAAAATTGATTTTACAGAGAAGGTTCCAGCTAATCAAGAACAGGTGAACAAAATGAAGGAAATAGTCCAGAAGCTTCGGTTCAAGTACAG GAGCGAGAGTTTTGAGAATCCAGTTCTTCAGCAGCACTATATGAACCTAGAGGCTTTGGCACTGGACCTTTTGGAACCTGAAAAGGCTGAGGATCTGACAA TGCCCAAGGTTGAGGTGATGGATTGCAGATTGGGAAATCTTGGAGAGGAGTTTAAACAACTGGTTTACCCACCAGGCTATGACCCTGATGGTAAAGTTACAAAGCGGAAACAAG GAGATGGTACTGAGCCAGCAGAAAAGAAAGCCAAGATAGAAATctc